The region GTTTTAATGATGACGCGAATCCAATTGATGGTGATGTTGCAAGAACGAATCATCGACCAACATCGCTTGACGGTGTTACACGGTGGATTTCTCCGCGCAAGGACACGTCGTGTTTGAGCATTCTGGGACGTGTGGACAAGCTTCCCATTTTAACGATGAATTTTGGCAACTACAATGGTCATCCTTTGATGATTCTTGATGGAGGTGATGAAGGGAGATGCTCTACTGTTCGGTGTGCGTTTGATCCGAGAGGAGATACCTCGCCAAAGCTTCTGGTCGCGACACTCTTCGTTttgtcgtggtttccaccttgaggacaaggtgaattttaaccgtgggggagttgatacgagcatattCCTAAATTATCTCCATATCTTATTATTCATTTAGCGTTGATTTATCTTATCTTTTCCATAGTTAGTTATTGATTGTCCATATCTTTTGCttaggatattattatatttgatttactagattttggtAGGATATTATTGTATCCccatatattataaatatgtgtaggaGACCttaatattattcattcaagaaatattaATTCAGTTTATCCTTTATCTTTACTTCATcttttattgtactttattttccgcaagttcatctcgtcaaaccctaattgaccgagaactaggctgctcgacgggaggatcccgcgaacgaacTGATACGGTCCTACAACGAACTGACCTTGAGCCGGCAGAGGACGAACGAACTGACCCTGAGCCGGCAGAGGACGAGTCGTCGGAGTTAGATTCGGGTGGAAGAGCGCAAGAGGAGCAGCCGCCGCCTCAGTCCATCGCAGCGATGAAGCCTGCGAGGAACAGAAGGCCGCCGGAGAGACTTGGCGAATCTGTTCCCAAATAAGAGTCTTGGAGTcgtgttttttctttttgttatttttattcgttatttttatttctagaaTATTGGcttgttattatttatttttgcaattgagtcgagcgtaattataagctccgtcgaattttcttgttggttctttcccgatgttaggattaggtcgaaccaaaccTAGGGACCATAGAATATATATAGGGCTATTTTGTTCATAACATATcatgaataaaaatattatttgcccAACATATCGTTGACAATTGAAAACCTAGGCGACAAACTGCCCGACGGGAACGAATTCCCGCGCACAGTCGATCACCTCAAGCCGCCGACCCGATCACGGGCGTCGGATATTACTTTTCTGCCGTCAACTACAGTTGTCGGCTGGTTGAGTGGGAAAATGTCCAAGTGCTCTTTTTGTAATTCCACGGTGGAATATTTGGGTCACCTTATTGCTGACGGTTTATTGAAGGCGGATCCTACTAAAATTGAGGCGATGACGGCATGGCCCGTGCCCAGGACCGTAAAGCAGTTGAGAGGCTTTTTGGGTCTGACAGGATACTATAGGAGATTCATTGCTCAGTATGCCTTAATTGCCGCCCCGCTCACTGACCTCCTAAAAAAGGAGGCATTTTGCTGGTCGCCCGCCGCGGAGGAGAGCTTCCTCGCCTTGAAACTGGCGATGACTAAGGTGCCAGTGCTTAGGTTGCCCGATTTTGAGCGACCTTTTTGTGTGGAGACAAATGCATCTGATTCGGGCATTGGGTTCGTTTTATTATAGGATAACCACCCCATCTCTTTCTACAGTAAGAAGCTGGGGCCGCGTCGTCGGGTGGCCTCGACATATCACAAGGAATTATATGCTATCGTTGAGGCGGTTCAAAAGTGGCGCCAATATCTATTGGGGCGCGAGTTCGTGATTTGAAGTGATCAGAAAAGTTTGAAGGAGTTACTTCAACAGGTGGTGCAAACCCCTGATCAACAGCTGTACATTAGGAAGCTTATGGGGTATAAGTTTAGGATTGAATATAAGAAGGGGAGTACTAACAGAGCAGCGGATGCGTTATCACGTCGGGAGGAATCCCAGGCTTCAGCCGACGCCGCGGGTTGAGCTGAAGAGGCTGCCGAGGACGCCAGTCAGAGATGCCAGGAGCTGATTGCCGCGACACAGCCGATCCCCCAGCTGCTCGAGCTACTTCGCCGCGAGACGGCTTCATCTCTAGAGATGAGAGAAATTTCGGCAGATATTAGGAACGGGACGGCTGCCCCACATTTGACATTGGTGGATGGCCTAGTGTATTATAAACGGCGCATTTTTGTGGGATCCCGTTCGTCGGCTCGAGCGCCTATCCTGGCGGAATATCATAGCTCACCGTCGGCTGGGCATCCGGGGTTTGAGCGCACTTTGAGGAGAGTAGGGGCGGAATTTTACTGGCCTCGGATGAAGGATGAAGTAAAGAAGTTTGTGGAAGCCTGCGTCGTGTGTCAGACGACGAAATATTCCACACAAAAGCCTGCGGGTCTTCTGCAGCCGCTGCCGGTGCCCACGCAGGTGTGGGAGGATGTATCGATGGATTTTATTACGGGTTTGCCGCAATCTCGGGGTTATACTGCGattatggtggtggtggaccgCTTGTCCAAGTATGCCCACTTTGCTCCGCTACCAACCCGCTTTGATGCTCTACGCGTGGCTCACCTTTTTGTTAATACGGTGGTCCGTCATCATGGGTTCCCCGCTACGTTGGTGTCAGACAGGGATGCGGTCTTTTTGAATCAAGTAGGGGAGGATTTGATGCGTTTGAGTGGGACAAAGTTGAATTTTTCGACCGCGTATCACCCTTAGTCGGATGGACAGACAGAGGTCCGCAATAAGGGGTTGGAGCAGTATCTACATGCATTCACGGCGGACCACCCCTCATGGAGTATGAGGTGGGGGACATGGTTCTCTTGAAGCTTCAATCATACAGGCAACATTCGGTAGCCCCACCACGGTCGGCAAAGTTAGCAAGACGCTACTAAGGTCCATTTGAAGTTTTGGAGCGCAAAGGCCCAGTGGCGTACAAGTTGCGTTTGCCAGAGAGAAGTCGAATACATAACGTGTTTCACGTGGGTCTTCTTCGAGCGTTTGTGGAAGGGGATTCGGCGGTGGATGGAATGACGCTGCCTTCTGAGTTTTTTGGCGATAGGCCTGTGGTATATCCAGTGCGGGTGCTTGATCGTAGGGTGTTGTGGCACGCCGGTCGGCCGATTGATCATGTTTTGGTACGTTGGTCCGATGGGACAGACTCCCCGACTTGGGAGCCGGTGGAGTTAGTGCAGAGGCGGTTTCCGAATgttctccttgaggacaaggaggttGCTATGGGGGAGGGAGTTGATACGGTCCTACAACGAACTGACCCTGAGCCGGCAGAGGACGAACGAACTGACCCTGAGCCGGCAGAGGATGAGTCGCCGGAGTTAGATTCAGGTGGAAGAGCGCAAGAGGAGCAGCAACCGCCTTAGTCCATCGCAACGACGAAGCCTGCGAGGAACAGAAGGCCGCCGGAGAGACTTGGTGAATTTGTTCCCAAATAAGAGTCTTGGAGTcgtgttttttctttttgttatttttattcgttatttttatttctagaaTATTGGcttgttattatttatttttgcaatTGAGTCGAGcataattataagctccgtcgggttttcttgttggttctttcccgatgttaggattaggtcgaaccaaacctagtgtcaatagaatataaatagggctattttGTTCATAACCTATcatgaataaaaatattatttgcccAACATATCGTTGACAATTGAAAACCTAGGCGACGAACTGCCCGACGGGAACGAATTCCCGCGCACAGTCGATCACCTCAAGCCGCCGACCCGATCACGGGCGCGGATATTACTTTTCTGCCATCAACTGCAGTTGCCGGCTGGTTGAGGGGGAAAGCCCTTAACACGAACCTAACCCTTCTCCGACGACTTCGCGCTGCCGGAACCGATACGGGTACCCTCGTATCATGTTGTGTGTCGTATCTGTGTCGAATATTGTGTGTgcttgtttgtgttttctgtgtgTGTACTGAATGTGCGTTGTGTTTAGTGTTTGGATGTAACATAATTTATAACTATCTAGAATTCTAAACATGTATTTTGCCTAGATTAGTCAACTtgtataattagaatatttagaatcataatttaattataaatccaaatttatttttgatattAAACAGTGAATTTTGAATCAAAGACTCTAATttcaaattcattcaaaactctAATGATTCAAACCCCAATTCCGTAGTATTAAATGTATCCTACTCATTTTTCAAAGATTTAGCCAATTATCAATTAAAGATTATcttaattaagataaaataaatgGGGATGTAGGTCATAGTTGTTATGCTGTTAATGGTTTCGTTGCACCCTTATCAAATGAGATCCTATGAATGAATAATATAAAGCTAATATATAATGTCTCTAACATAAAAACGATATAATAGATGATTAATAAAATGAAGAATCTGAAACATTCGATGTATGTTGACATATGAATTTACTAATAAATGAGAGTTCCCAATATAGAAAAATAGTTTGGTCTTGTCAAGTCCTTGTCCATGAGGTCTTCCAAACCAACTTTCTAAGAATATATGAAGCAAGTTGTATGGtctacattttataaataaaaaatatttcataaaaataacaTTGCATTATTGAGAGGTTCAATCATTGAAGTCAACTGGGGACATCTCCACAATAAAGAAATGACGAAATCCCAACCGGCCAACCATAAATAAACATCACAAAgacatacatgatacatgtgctTATTCATGTGTGCCTGTAATGAATTTGAGTTAatcatgcatttttttattaagtttgtaggagtattgtttaattatgttatCATTCGTATGCTATACCATAAGCTTTCTCTCTCTCGTGACTATTTTAGACTTAAATAGTTGATTTATAAAAGATGGACAACTCAAATTGGAAGATGTTTCTCTTACATTTAATTGGAGTATGTAAAGGGTATACTGTGTGTAAGCATAGATTAACAATAAATTATCTAAATTTGTCGTGTAATACTAATGAAGTCATTCTCGTCCGGAAAAGATTTGAAACATACAATTTCACTATAGTTTTACTAgaaatttatatttatgtacTCTAATACTTTGCgtattgaaatttaattatttgaatttatttgtacacctaaaatttgattttatgcgaaatttaaaatatgaactTGATTATATCTTAAGTTTGGGACTTAGATTATATTTAGTATTTGATGGGTTCTTAGTATTTGGGccgttttaaataaaatgatcGGGACAGTTGAACTATAAACAGATTAATTATCTTAATTGAGTTTAAGATTTCCATGTAATCCGTTTTTCTTTATAACAAAATCACGAATTCTCCGAGTTGAGTTGGGAATGACCTTCTTCTCAATCCATTTTCATATCTCAAGCGGCTCCGAAGATGTGATGGTATGAAGATCCAATCAAATTCAAAAGCCAATTATCGACCTttcaactttaaaaaaaaacaagaacaaTAAAGGAGACACACAAAGAAGGATTACATAGCAGGCTAAAATTGAGCTTTTGTATTTGTCATGTATTCTAATTATTTCAAAGAAGGATTACATGTCTTTCTTATAGAACAAACTATGTCTAGTTCTATCCTATATAGGAATGCATATTATCTTATTTTCTTACACAAACTATTACATAAGCCCAAAACTTATATTTTAATAGGCAGCCTACCAATCCACCCCACATTGTCGATGTAAGACATGCTAGTAAAATACTCCACTTCTTGCTGTGTTAGGGTTTTCTCCCACGCTACGCGCTTGGACTTGTCCGATCCTGGTCCTGTGCATTTTTCCTCGGAAACAGCTATATCGCTCCTAATCAAAACAATAGCAGAAAGGGTTATATTTATGACAAAATCATGTAAAAATATGAAGGTGGTGAGAAATGAAATGGTAAGTTACATAGGCTCGTCAGCAGTCCAAAGTTGCCATCCTTGGGGAACGATTATGTTTGAGAGAGAGGAAGCGTAGTAGATGACTCTTGAATAAGGGTACCATGGTCTACCGAGGAAGGCATGTCCTTTTCCATAAACATTGCACTCTTTTAACACAAACCCACTAGTTTCATCTTTGTTCTTTCTTGCTTGTGCAACTATGTAACCAGTTCCAGCAGGGTTTACTTCTCCAATATTCACTGATATGTCGCATTTCTGCCACCAATGAATTGTTAGACGTATGGCTTTCTCAATTAATGAAGAGGTTATTACTATTTTGGGAATAAATTGCAATTGTTACAATgcacttaattttttttgagCAATAATGTTTCATCCTTAACCTAAACCCGTTGGCGTAACTATGAGTCAACGTTTGACGAGCAACTTATAATAAATGCAGATTTTGTGAAATTGGGAAATCTTGCAATCAACATCAACCTACTTCTCTGTTTTACTTTAGATAAAATTAAAAGACTTAATCTTACATGTCTGTGCTTTTACAACATGTCATAAATCAAAgtcaatatataaattttaagcAATTTCAATTTGATTTACCTCGTAAATCGATTGACCATTTCCGAAGATGAAATCCACAGCTCCTTCAATGGTGCAAAGCTTGAAGTAATGTCTACCCTTATCGTCCAACAATGTGTCCTGATACCCCGAGAAACGACACTCGTAGAAGGCTGATTGGTCGCCCGAGATCCTCGCTGCCACCGCCACCTTAATGTTCATGCCCTTTTTTGGCGGATAATTGTAACCATTCTgtcaagaaaaatattttaattttagggTTTCTTCTTAATTGGTTTATACTTATAAGGTAAAATCTACTACTATGATCGTTAATAATATAGCTACAGTTTTATCATCACATATATAATAAACATTTCACTCCTTTTTTGGTTTACATGGTCCTTTTTATCTTTTTGCACAAAAAGTTACTTACATATTAAGATTTTGAGTTTTTTAACATGAGATGTATATGGATGTCGGAAAAGTACACATGAGATTTATTTGTGATAACCAGCCGGCTAGTTCACATATACATTTCCGACTATCACGTTCATGCACCTTTAATTTCGATCGGCATCATAAACCATAAAGAAAAGCATTTCTTGCCAATATTTAAAAGTGGGTACATTGTTAACCAAAAATGATTAAAGGCGGTGTATTTAACGAAATAAACCAAAACATTATACTATTTCTTACCACAAAAGTGATGCCTGAGACCAAAATATTGTCAGCTATGGAACTAAAAGTTGGCATTTCAAAGATTGTACCAGAGGAATCACTCCATACAACACTAGTTTTATCCTTTCCTTCTcctttcaaataaataaatggcTTGTCTGCTGGAATTACAACCTTTTCCCTGCCATTACAAACACAGTTCATAagaaatatactaaaaattaaaaaaagaataaaaagttgaaacaaaataatattgCATGGAGGTGGCTAAGAAAAAGTAGTACTTGTAAACTCCAGCTGAGACTGAGATGCAAACCCAATCCTTGTTGTTTGAAGGAACAGAATTGATGGCTGCTTGGATACTTTGTGACTTACCCACATAAATTGTTGTAATAGCTTTTATGCCATTTGTGAATGTGTTACATGTCAAAAGAATTGCACTAATGAATAATGCACAGAGCAGAAACCTAGCCATTTTCAAGTAATATGGATGTGTTAGAGAGAAAGATATAACTTAGGGAAATCAAAGGAGGTATTTATAAAGAGTTCTACCTGgaaagaaacaaaaagaaatatattGCTAGTTCATTTTTATGGCGGTTGATGCTTTCAGGAAAGAGATATAGAGATTGAATTCGGTGGAAGTTAATACTACTTTGTTAATTCTAATTAAAgtaactttcattttatttttatgcacGTTTCTACTTTAATTTCACTTTTTTACTTTCTTATGTTTGTTTTGAGGAAAGGTAATACTTACCATAGCACCTACAAATTCTATAGGCAATTTAATTAGCTCAAGGTCAAAGTTTAATTCGATGAAATGAATTGTGTAATTATATTATTCATTATTAAATGTCTCCCTTTGAATTGGAAATGGTTttaaaatgtgaagaaaaatggGTATAAAAAATAATGGAACGTGAACTTTTATGTATTAGTTTGAAAATAAAATGCGagtgaaataaattaaagaaaaaaacatGCCCATTTATAACAAAtagtaaaaaagaaataagatatactccctccggcccggactacttgcacttatttcctttctgggcgtcccaagttatttgcactcttttcatttttagtaaaaattatcacctacagccgcaattgttgactttgctatacactcattccttaatctccgtgccgaaaaggaaatgtgcgagtagttcgggacggagggagtacaataatCGACATATCAAAGTAGCAATATGTGACAGTTAATAGCAGATGAAAACAGTATATATCATGTTGATTAATTCCTAAGGACTATATATGACAGAGAACACGCATATATTTGTTTCAATGTTAAGTTTTATCTAAAcagaaattaatttatttactaatgTGAGATTATCGTACAAAAGAAAACCAtgattttaggaaatgtttggtgtattaaataaagagaaaaaaaattaaccgGGTATATTATtgtagaaaagaaaaatgtgaagtaaTAATAAATAGAAATAAGAAATAGATGGatgtattagtattaatttaccttttattaaatatggaaatataatattttaatgatgtattaataataatatactttTTGTTCTAAAAAAGAGAATTGTAATTAATTATATGtactaataattatttatctttttataaaaattgataactgacttattttcaaaaaaacaaTATCATTGATTCCTATTAGCCTATTCATACGTGCAGtcatttttctttaataattcaAATTGACTTTCAATCTCTATTGGTTAGGCATTTGATTTTGCGATAATAATCTTCAAAATTAGTCCAAGACTCGGTTCTTGTAAAAACACAACAAAAGTTACAACTAAAATTACAATCTAAATATTAATTACAtagaaacacaaataaatattacACTGTGTGAGTTGACCAAGCTAGTGGTAGAGATCGGTTAATGTCTAAGGCCAAAGGTCTCAGATTCGAGTCCTCCGTTGCGAGACTTTTaaatttaaactaattaataaaaataaaaataaacattacACTAAAAAAGGAttccatcccacaaaaataaAGAACAAAATAGAATGGATGGGGGATCGAAATGGAAGAAATTGAGGAGTGAACAAACGATCTCTTGGAGACCAaggacctccaccaagatcATGGAAACCCTTGGCTACTTTCTTACAAGCAATCATTTATATCGACTCTCTCGCTAGCTACACGACACTATGGTATACTTTCGTTCGAGCTTCTCCACTAGGGATATACTCTTTCGAGCTCCGCCCTGGGGTATACTCTCTCTCAAGTGCCACCATTAGTTACATGGTGCTAGTGCTAGTTGTGAAATTTACCAAGTGGCTAGCCTGATCTAACCACTAAGTAAACCATTGCCCAACCAATAAGTtatttctcaaaataaaaatggacaGACATActtgaaattatttttgaattaaaataatcgAAGTCATGTTTAAAATGTATTTCGtctatttgaaaaaaattcacaTCCTAATTGTGCTTCAATAATTTCCCTAAAGATTTTGATAGTCTTGAGGgtttgttttgaattttgagataaATCATACTCTTATGTCTTTTTATGGAGCTTCCGAAACTCTTCCTCACATTattgaattataaaatttaatcaaaattaatCAGGGATAGACAAAAAATATCTCTTTATTAATTAAAAGgttcatttttataataaatttatcaagGGACCTCAATTAAATCAGAAGACTTGAtaacttaaaattaattaatcagaattaattaatttagataGTCTAATTAAATTCAAAGACTTAATGAAGTGgtagaataatgtagagaaaagagtcttttctatattatttataatacAATGTAGAAAACCTCAACTCATTTCTTTATAATACATAAAAGtaagatttaaataaataaatgtagcAAAATTATTTCTTACTATTATAAATGGATAGAACGAATATGGAGTTTTACATATAAAAAACATTCGAAACATGTTTTTTCTAACAACTATTACACAAAGCCCTAATACTTGTTTGGGTAAGTTGACTCcatatttgtatttttctttGATAACATGTATCCCCAGGATTTGGCTATTTTCTTCTTATATTCTAACAGGCAGCCTACTAATCCACCCCACATTGTCGATGTAAGATAAGCTTGTAAAATACTTAAATTCTTGCTGCGTTAGGGTTTTCACCCACGCTACGCGCTTGGACTTGTTCGATCCGGCTCCCTTGCATCTTTCATCGGCGAAAGTTATTGTGCTCCTAATCCATAAAATAGCAGCAAGAGTTACATTTAtgagaaaatcaaataaaattatgaaggTGATGAGATATGGTAAGTTACTTAGGCTCGTCACGACTCCAAAGTTGCCATCCTTCGGGAACGATTATGTTTGAGAGAGAGGAAGCATAGTAAATGACTCTTGAATAAGGGTACCATGCTCTACCGAGGAAGGCATGTCCTTTTCCATAAACATTGCAAAATTTGAACACAAAGCCACCAGTTTcatatttattctttcttgCTTGTGCAGTTATGTAACCTGTTGAAGCAGGATTTGGTATTCCCACATTCAATAATATGTTGCATTTCTGTCACCAATATATTATTAGTAATAcaatcataattaaataaatgagtAGCCATATTATATATTAGTAATGCAGTCACAAATCGGAgtcaattataaattttaagca is a window of Salvia splendens isolate huo1 chromosome 3, SspV2, whole genome shotgun sequence DNA encoding:
- the LOC121796995 gene encoding uncharacterized mitochondrial protein AtMg00860-like, translating into MSKCSFCNSTVEYLGHLIADGLLKADPTKIEAMTAWPVPRTVKQLRGFLGLTGYYRRFIAQYALIAAPLTDLLKKEAFCWSPAAEESFLALKLAMTKVPVLRLPDFERPFCVETNASDSGIGFVLL
- the LOC121796996 gene encoding probable pectinesterase 29 is translated as MARFLLCALFISAILLTCNTFTNGIKAITTIYVGKSQSIQAAINSVPSNNKDWVCISVSAGVYKEKVVIPADKPFIYLKGEGKDKTSVVWSDSSGTIFEMPTFSSIADNILVSGITFVNGYNYPPKKGMNIKVAVAARISGDQSAFYECRFSGYQDTLLDDKGRHYFKLCTIEGAVDFIFGNGQSIYEKCDISVNIGEVNPAGTGYIVAQARKNKDETSGFVLKECNVYGKGHAFLGRPWYPYSRVIYYASSLSNIIVPQGWQLWTADEPMSDIAVSEEKCTGPGSDKSKRVAWEKTLTQQEVEYFTSMSYIDNVGWIGRLPIKI